One region of Thermococcus sp. CX2 genomic DNA includes:
- a CDS encoding peroxiredoxin produces the protein MVKVGDVAPDFVLKDQNGEEFRLSDFRGRRVLLSFHPLAWTNICERQMKALEEHYDELEELNVVPVGISVDSVPTKKAWAEHMSLKKLRILADFWPHGEVARKYGLFREKDGISERANVIIDENGRVAFVKVYPLGELPDLNEILAVLKG, from the coding sequence ATGGTAAAAGTTGGTGATGTTGCACCGGATTTTGTTTTGAAAGACCAGAATGGGGAGGAGTTCAGGCTGAGCGACTTCAGGGGGAGGAGAGTTCTGCTCTCTTTCCACCCCTTAGCATGGACGAACATCTGTGAAAGGCAAATGAAGGCCCTAGAGGAGCATTACGATGAGCTTGAGGAGCTCAACGTTGTTCCTGTGGGAATAAGCGTTGATTCAGTCCCCACAAAGAAGGCATGGGCAGAGCACATGAGCCTTAAAAAGCTCAGAATCCTGGCGGACTTCTGGCCCCATGGGGAAGTTGCCCGGAAGTACGGCCTCTTCAGGGAGAAGGATGGCATCTCGGAAAGGGCGAACGTGATAATAGACGAAAACGGCAGGGTGGCTTTTGTGAAGGTCTATCCTCTCGGAGAGCTTCCGGACTTAAACGAGATACTAGCAGTCCTGAAGGGATGA
- a CDS encoding thiamine pyrophosphate-dependent enzyme gives MNPNVEKVDKSRFEPKRPGSQDIAWCPGCGNFGIRNILTTALAELGLNPNEVAIISGIGQAAKMPHYIKVNGYHTLHGRAIPIATGVKVANPELTVIAEGGDGDMYAEGGNHLLHAIRRNPDITVLIHDNQIYGLTKGQASPTTMKGMKTPTQPWGVFEEPFNVIALAIALDASFVARTFMGYFRESVEIIKKAIEHKGLAIVDIFHPCVSFNKVNTYAWYREHTYWMDDHDPYDREAAFKRAIETDPLPLGVFYINEKPTFEELVPAYKRDKTPLWKREPKVEEIRKILDIKRRL, from the coding sequence ATGAACCCCAACGTTGAGAAGGTCGACAAGAGCCGCTTCGAACCGAAGAGGCCAGGGAGCCAGGACATAGCCTGGTGCCCAGGGTGCGGCAACTTCGGAATCAGGAACATACTCACAACGGCCCTGGCGGAGCTCGGCCTTAACCCCAACGAGGTGGCAATAATCAGCGGTATCGGTCAGGCCGCAAAGATGCCCCACTACATAAAAGTCAACGGCTACCACACGCTCCACGGTAGGGCCATTCCAATAGCAACTGGAGTGAAGGTGGCGAATCCAGAGCTGACCGTCATAGCAGAGGGTGGAGACGGCGACATGTACGCCGAAGGCGGCAACCATCTCCTTCACGCGATAAGAAGGAACCCAGACATAACCGTTCTTATTCACGACAACCAGATATACGGCCTCACGAAGGGCCAGGCTTCTCCCACAACGATGAAGGGAATGAAGACGCCCACTCAGCCGTGGGGTGTCTTCGAAGAGCCGTTCAACGTCATTGCCCTTGCCATAGCCCTCGATGCTTCCTTCGTTGCGAGAACCTTCATGGGGTATTTCAGGGAGAGCGTCGAGATAATAAAGAAGGCGATAGAGCACAAAGGTTTGGCCATAGTCGATATCTTCCACCCCTGCGTCAGCTTCAACAAGGTGAACACCTACGCCTGGTACAGGGAGCACACCTACTGGATGGACGACCATGACCCCTACGACAGAGAAGCGGCCTTTAAGCGCGCGATTGAAACCGATCCGCTCCCGCTCGGCGTGTTCTACATCAACGAAAAGCCCACGTTTGAAGAGCTCGTTCCTGCCTACAAGAGGGACAAAACGCCGCTGTGGAAGAGGGAGCCGAAGGTTGAGGAGATAAGAAAGATTCTAGATATTAAAAGGAGGCTCTGA